From the genome of Candidatus Promineifilum breve, one region includes:
- a CDS encoding CHAT domain-containing protein: MTPGPADLAAAIAVFEDAIAALDQALLDSPVAYLLGQQSRWVNLYDRAVTALLAAGRTADALAVAEGSKSRLLANLMGRGELPAPPAVPADLAARERQAADRLRALDATELAERGRNEPTGDGHRRVADRAAIVAELRAVWDEMAAHGPAAADYVALRRGDRPTAAGLLRLAGALPAGTALLSLFDTGERTLLCLLRPGAAEPLVMAAAIDQDTLLYDFLPNYEDEIQHGADHRALGRPLTHRWRELGRPLLGPLLPHLAGLDHLIIAPEGVYHQLPLHALWIGAADSAESQTTLIDHCAVSYIPALGLLERRRRREERDDAPAVVGRPLSVVLGYTNADPATDKGADERDIFLGEARAVAARLGVAPLLDQAANGAALDEAIQQPLRRLHLSCHGYFLPGDALASGVLLADGVGESAVYTARQFMERRLAVDMVTLSACQTGISGSLGGDEMAGLSMALLSAGASALLLGLWSVNAVTTAALMDRFYTLLDGPGGAEATKAETLRRVMLTLRDGQLIPPRLEFDLTDPRYFDPADPYYWAPFVLVGDWR, from the coding sequence TTGACCCCTGGCCCAGCCGACCTCGCCGCCGCCATCGCTGTTTTTGAGGACGCCATCGCCGCGTTGGATCAGGCATTGCTCGATTCTCCAGTGGCTTATCTCCTCGGCCAACAATCCCGTTGGGTCAACCTCTATGATCGCGCCGTCACCGCCCTACTCGCCGCCGGACGAACAGCCGACGCCCTCGCCGTCGCCGAAGGCAGCAAATCCCGCCTGCTGGCTAACCTGATGGGCCGTGGCGAGCTGCCCGCCCCGCCGGCTGTCCCGGCTGATCTGGCGGCCCGCGAGCGACAGGCGGCCGACCGGCTGCGGGCGCTGGACGCGACCGAACTGGCCGAGCGCGGCCGAAACGAGCCAACCGGCGACGGCCACCGGCGCGTGGCCGACCGGGCGGCCATCGTCGCCGAACTGCGCGCCGTCTGGGACGAGATGGCCGCCCACGGCCCGGCGGCGGCCGATTACGTGGCCCTGCGCCGTGGCGACCGGCCGACGGCCGCCGGGCTGCTACGGTTGGCCGGGGCGCTGCCGGCGGGTACGGCCCTCCTGTCACTGTTCGACACCGGCGAGCGGACGCTGCTCTGCCTGCTGCGCCCCGGCGCGGCCGAACCGCTGGTCATGGCGGCGGCCATCGACCAGGATACGCTGCTGTATGACTTCCTGCCCAATTATGAGGACGAGATCCAGCACGGAGCCGACCACCGGGCGCTGGGACGGCCGCTGACCCACCGCTGGCGGGAACTGGGCCGGCCGCTGCTGGGGCCGCTGTTACCCCATCTGGCCGGTCTCGATCACCTGATCATCGCCCCGGAAGGCGTCTATCACCAGTTGCCGCTGCACGCGCTGTGGATCGGCGCGGCCGATTCCGCCGAGTCGCAAACAACCCTCATCGACCATTGCGCCGTGAGCTATATCCCGGCGCTGGGCCTGTTGGAGCGGCGGCGGCGACGAGAAGAACGAGACGACGCGCCGGCCGTGGTCGGTCGTCCGTTGTCTGTGGTCCTCGGTTACACCAACGCCGACCCCGCGACGGACAAAGGGGCGGATGAGCGCGACATCTTCCTGGGCGAGGCGCGGGCGGTGGCGGCGCGGCTGGGCGTCGCGCCGCTGCTGGACCAGGCGGCCAACGGCGCGGCGCTGGACGAGGCCATTCAACAACCGCTGCGGCGGCTGCACCTGTCGTGCCACGGCTACTTCCTGCCCGGCGACGCGCTGGCCTCGGGCGTGCTGCTGGCCGATGGGGTCGGAGAATCGGCCGTCTACACCGCGCGGCAATTCATGGAACGGCGGCTGGCGGTCGACATGGTGACCCTCAGCGCCTGCCAGACGGGCATCAGCGGCTCGCTGGGCGGCGACGAGATGGCCGGGTTGAGTATGGCCCTGCTGTCGGCCGGGGCGTCGGCGCTGCTGCTGGGGCTGTGGAGTGTCAATGCGGTGACGACAGCGGCGCTGATGGATCGCTTCTACACGCTACTCGACGGGCCGGGCGGGGCTGAGGCGACTAAAGCCGAGACGCTGCGGCGGGTGATGCTGACCCTGCGCGATGGGCAGTTGATCCCGCCACGGTTAGAGTTTGACTTGACCGATCCGCGCTACTTCGACCCGGCCGACCCGTATTATTGGGCGCCGTTCGTTTTGGTGGGCGATTGGAGGTAA
- a CDS encoding GAF domain-containing protein, with product MKTSLRRKILTWTFLPAAIIFLIVAVVSFFATQAIAESLVIDRDRELARLTAAELAGSIEEYPVLLDGIARDLIINTGNVFAIRAALAANANRLSYFDGGAVLLSNTGRVIATHPEQPDLLDQDWSDRPYFRAIIQTPSRNFFSNVVNDSPLGQEALAVSVPVFSAGSELRGVLVAYFRLGPQSLNPFYGTLVRLRLDRKGNAHIIDGVGRVIYDSSTDQAGQDFHDHPVADLALSGESGALRTPSADGADVLASYSPIPNTQWRLVIEEDWSTLMAPLRNYAALLALLLSLGVIVPALVVAAGMQRVTRPINALVDAARQVARGDFGRTVRADTGDELEMLAEQFNRMSSELQASYTELERRVETRTHELQTVLQVSRNVASTLDLQPLLANILDELRRVVEFRFARLFIMDGDEAVLLEERGEVSGLAGFYYLGGLAETEAQLAAGRPLIVADTRAASPVLDHLRRMSASVNDLERLNAIGSFMTLPLTARERRVGVMTLAHGEPGYYTPQRVDLAMAFAAQAAVAIENARLFATEQERGEQLRVINQVSRTIAGILDVNSLLRQTAALIHQQFGYYHVGIGLVEGDYVVYRARAGVGVDRPAGEVWASDAAQRIAAVPAAVQSHRDDGDPTPDDSPTFIPNRLRIGKEGLTGRAAATGQPIIAADVEQDPRHIRLAGLHTRSEAVVPIKSQEVVIGVLDVQSDKLNDFDQSDIDILQALSNQLAVAIENARLYESAGQLAALEERQKLARELHDSVSQALYGIALGTRTARAMVDRAAVPDDDKPGLIEPLDYVLAQADAGMAEMRALIFELRPESLQSEGVVAALRKQTAALQARHQIPVAVEFGPEPELPLAQKEMLYRVAQEAMHNIVKHARATSAEVRLVGDNGKVLLEICDNGQGFDMTRDYPGHLGLKSMRERVEKGGGVLTIASDVGGGTRIQVKVGV from the coding sequence ATGAAGACTTCTCTGCGCCGCAAAATCCTGACCTGGACCTTCCTGCCGGCGGCGATCATCTTCCTGATCGTCGCCGTGGTCAGCTTCTTTGCCACGCAGGCCATCGCCGAGAGTCTGGTCATCGACCGCGACCGCGAGCTGGCCCGCCTGACGGCCGCCGAACTGGCCGGCAGCATCGAGGAGTACCCCGTCCTGCTCGACGGCATCGCCCGCGACCTGATCATCAACACCGGCAACGTCTTCGCCATTCGCGCCGCGCTGGCCGCCAACGCCAACCGCCTGTCCTACTTCGACGGCGGCGCGGTGCTGCTCAGCAACACCGGCCGGGTCATCGCCACCCATCCCGAACAGCCCGACCTGCTCGATCAGGACTGGTCCGACCGCCCCTACTTCCGGGCCATCATCCAGACCCCCAGCCGCAACTTCTTCTCCAACGTGGTCAACGACAGCCCCCTCGGCCAGGAGGCGCTGGCCGTGTCCGTGCCCGTGTTCAGCGCCGGCAGCGAACTGCGCGGCGTGCTCGTGGCCTATTTCCGCCTGGGGCCGCAATCGCTCAACCCGTTCTACGGCACGCTGGTGCGGCTGCGGCTCGATCGCAAGGGCAACGCCCACATCATCGACGGCGTGGGGCGCGTCATCTATGACTCCAGCACCGACCAGGCCGGGCAGGATTTCCACGACCACCCCGTGGCCGATCTGGCGCTGTCGGGGGAATCGGGCGCGCTGCGCACCCCCTCGGCCGACGGCGCCGACGTGCTGGCCAGCTATAGCCCCATCCCCAACACCCAATGGCGGCTGGTCATCGAGGAAGATTGGTCGACCCTGATGGCCCCGCTGCGCAATTATGCCGCGCTGCTGGCCCTGTTGCTGTCGCTGGGGGTCATCGTGCCCGCGCTGGTGGTGGCCGCCGGGATGCAGCGCGTCACCCGGCCCATCAACGCCCTGGTCGATGCCGCCCGCCAGGTGGCCCGCGGCGACTTCGGCCGCACCGTGCGCGCCGACACCGGCGACGAACTGGAAATGCTGGCCGAGCAGTTCAACCGCATGTCGTCCGAACTCCAGGCGTCCTATACCGAACTCGAACGGCGCGTGGAGACCCGCACCCACGAGTTGCAGACCGTGTTGCAGGTGTCGCGCAACGTGGCCTCGACGCTGGACTTGCAGCCGCTGCTGGCCAACATCCTCGACGAACTGCGCCGCGTCGTCGAGTTCCGCTTCGCCCGCCTGTTCATCATGGACGGTGACGAGGCGGTGCTGCTCGAGGAGCGCGGCGAAGTCAGCGGGCTGGCCGGCTTCTACTATTTGGGCGGGCTGGCCGAGACCGAGGCCCAACTGGCCGCCGGTCGGCCGCTCATCGTGGCCGACACCCGCGCCGCCTCGCCCGTGCTCGATCACCTGCGGCGCATGTCGGCCTCGGTCAACGATCTCGAACGGCTCAACGCCATCGGCTCCTTTATGACCCTGCCCCTGACCGCCCGCGAGCGGCGCGTGGGGGTGATGACCCTGGCCCACGGCGAGCCGGGCTACTACACCCCGCAGCGCGTCGATCTGGCCATGGCCTTCGCCGCCCAGGCCGCCGTCGCCATCGAAAACGCCCGCCTCTTCGCCACCGAGCAGGAGCGCGGCGAACAACTGCGCGTCATCAATCAGGTCAGCCGCACCATCGCCGGCATCCTTGACGTGAACAGCCTGCTGCGCCAGACGGCGGCCCTCATCCACCAGCAATTCGGCTACTACCACGTCGGCATCGGGCTGGTGGAGGGGGATTACGTGGTCTACCGGGCGCGGGCCGGGGTGGGCGTCGACCGGCCGGCGGGGGAAGTGTGGGCCTCGGACGCCGCCCAACGGATCGCCGCCGTCCCGGCGGCCGTCCAGAGCCATCGAGACGATGGCGATCCAACGCCGGACGACAGCCCCACCTTCATACCCAACCGCCTGCGCATCGGCAAGGAGGGCCTCACCGGGCGGGCGGCGGCCACCGGCCAGCCGATCATCGCCGCCGACGTGGAGCAAGACCCGCGCCACATCCGGCTGGCCGGTCTGCACACCCGCTCCGAGGCCGTGGTGCCCATCAAGAGCCAGGAAGTCGTCATCGGTGTGCTCGACGTGCAGAGCGACAAGCTCAACGATTTCGACCAGAGCGACATCGACATCCTGCAAGCTTTGTCCAACCAGTTGGCCGTCGCCATCGAGAACGCCCGCCTGTATGAGAGCGCCGGGCAACTGGCGGCGCTGGAGGAGCGCCAGAAGTTGGCCCGCGAGCTGCACGATTCGGTGTCGCAGGCCCTCTACGGCATCGCCCTGGGCACGCGGACGGCGCGGGCCATGGTCGACCGGGCGGCCGTGCCCGACGACGACAAGCCCGGGCTGATCGAACCGCTCGATTACGTGCTGGCCCAGGCCGACGCCGGCATGGCCGAAATGCGCGCCCTCATCTTTGAATTACGGCCGGAGTCGCTGCAATCGGAGGGGGTGGTGGCCGCCTTGCGCAAGCAGACGGCCGCGCTGCAAGCCCGCCACCAGATCCCTGTGGCCGTCGAATTCGGCCCGGAGCCGGAGCTGCCGCTGGCGCAAAAGGAGATGCTCTACCGCGTGGCCCAGGAGGCGATGCACAACATCGTCAAGCACGCGCGGGCCACGTCGGCCGAGGTGCGGCTGGTGGGCGACAACGGCAAGGTGCTGCTGGAGATCTGCGACAACGGCCAGGGCTTCGACATGACCCGCGACTACCCCGGCCACCTGGGCCTCAAGTCGATGCGCGAGCGGGTGGAGAAAGGGGGTGGGGTGCTGACGATTGCCAGTGATGTGGGGGGTGGGACGCGGATTCAGGTGAAGGTTGGTGTGTAA